Proteins found in one Miscanthus floridulus cultivar M001 chromosome 4, ASM1932011v1, whole genome shotgun sequence genomic segment:
- the LOC136550333 gene encoding U-box domain-containing protein 4-like: MPLWYTLSKAATKIHTALAPAGVAPLLLLRCGLCCARQTHRRRAYTYTHTSTASNQLPTFPSLPYPPPSRPPAMVSLAGSQIPSPSPGQSPCAAARPQRRQGHSMRTIRSALLQPDSSPGSPAPCDGEADAGDSDIENLTDSVIDFHLRELAATAGPAHPAAVAKSSSAINAAATELLELSRDFSDYSSFNSDISGELERLAAAAGAAAPRSDAPDAAAGAAVDLNDLESMDLSADAAPLDRVEPFVLACVQALGPDAGPDARRAAAARIRLLAKHRSDIRELIGVSGAIPALVPLLRSTDPVAQESAVTALLNLSLEERNRSAITAAGAIKPLVYALRTGTAPAKQNAACALLSLSGIEENRATIGACGAIPPLVALLSAGSTRGKKDALTTLYRLCSARRNKERAVSAGAVVPLVHLIGERGSGTCEKAMVVLGSLAGIAEGREAVVEAGGIPALVEAIEDGPAKEKEFAVVALLQMCSDSPHNRALLVREGAIPPLVALSQSGSARAKHKAETLLGYLREQRQGVGCRAGAVAATSLAR, encoded by the exons ATGCCACTATGGTATACCCTCTCAAAAGCGGCTACAAAGATCCACACCGCACTCGCGCCCGCCGGGGTTGCTCCGCTGCTGCTCCTGCGTTGCGGACTGTGCTGTGCACGGCAGACGCATCGGCGGCGAGCGTATACGTATACGCACACCAGTACAGCGTCCAACCAACTCCCCAccttcccctccctcccctaCCCGCCACCCTCCCGCCCGCCCGCCATGGTCTCGCTCGCTGGCTCCCAGATCCCCTCGCCTTCGCCGGGGCAGAGCCCCTGCGCGGCCGCGCGGCCGCAGCGCCGCCAGGGCCACTCCATGCGCACCATTCGCTCCGCGCTGCTGCAGCCGGACTCCTCCCCGGGGTCCCCGGCCCCGTGCGACGGCGAGGCCGACGCGGGCGACTCGGACATTGAGAACCTCACCGACTCCGTCATCGACTTCCACCTCCGCGAGCTCGCCGCCACCGCGGGGCCCGCGCACCCGGCGGCCGTCGCCAAGTCGTCCTCCGCCATCAACGCCGCCGCCACGGAGCTGCTAGAGCTGTCGCGGGACTTCTCCGACTACTCCAGCTTCAACTCCGACATCTCCGGGGAGCTCGAGCGCCTCGCTGCGgctgcgggcgcggcggcgcccAGATCCGACGCGCCGGACGCGGCGGCGGGCGCCGCCGTGGATCTGAACGATCTCGAGTCCATGGATCTGTCGGCGGATGCGGCGCCGCTTGACCGCGTGGAGCCGTTCGTGCTGGCGTGCGTGCAGGCGCTGGGGCCTGACGCCGGGCCGGACGCCCGGCGCGCCGCCGCGGCCAGGATACGCCTGCTGGCGAAGCACCGGTCCGACATCCGCGAGCTGATCGGCGTGTCGGGCGCCATCCCGGCGCTCGTGCCGCTGCTGCGGAGCACCGACCCCGTGGCGCAGGAGAGCGCGGTCACCGCGCTGCTCAACCTCTCGCTCGAGGAGCGGAACCGCTCCGCCATCACGGCGGCGGGCGCCATCAAGCCGCTCGTCTACGCGCTGCGCACCGGCACGGCGCCGGCCAAGCAGAACGCCGCGTGCGCGCTGCTCAGCCTCTCGGGCATCGAGGAGAACCGCGCCACCATCGGGGCCTGCGGCGCCATCCCGCCGCTCGTCGCGCTGCTCTCCGCGGGCTCCACGCGCGGCAAGAAGGACGCGCTCACCACGCTCTACCGCCTCTGCTCCGCGCGTAGGAACAAGGAGCGCGCCGTCAGCGCCGGCGCCGTCGTGCCGCTCGTGCACCTCATCGGCGAGCGCGGCAGCGGGACATGCGAGAAGGCAATGGTGGTTCTGGGGAGCCTCGCGGGCATCGCCGAGGGACGCGAAGCCGTGGTGGAGGCTGGCGGGATCCCTGCGCTGGTTGAGGCCATCGAGGACGGCCCTGCCAAGGAAAAGGAGTTCGCCGTGGTGGCGCTGCTGCAGATGTGCTCCGATTCCCCGCATAACCGTGCGCTTCTTGTACGCGAGGGCGCCATCCCGCCACTTGTCGCGCTATCGCAGTCCGGTTCTGCCCGTGCCAAGCACAAG GCTGAGACTTTGCTTGGATACCTGCGGGAGCAGCGACAAGGGGTTGGCTGCAGAGCTGGAGCAGTTGCAGCTACTAGCTTGGCTAGGTAA